A stretch of Castanea sativa cultivar Marrone di Chiusa Pesio chromosome 2, ASM4071231v1 DNA encodes these proteins:
- the LOC142623470 gene encoding CDK5RAP1-like protein codes for MASSFSSVLSHSRCGFSLRLLSGKKPQASFSRCFHHRTRRPLRKTIPLTLSRSFSQAQLSEGPSLRHFIAQASLTASEAQPNQLTASEVTSRGRIYHETYGCQMNINDMEIVLSIMKNDGYSEIVHDPESAELIFINTCAIRDNAEQRVWQRLNYFWFLKRHWKSNVAIGRSHSIRPPKVVVLGCMAERLKDKILDADKMVDVVCGPDAYRDLPRLLEEVDYGQKGINTLLSLEETYADISPVRISKNSVTAFVSVMRGCNNMCSFCIVPFTRGRERSRPVESIVKEVGELWKEGVKEVTLLGQNVNSYNDASGDENGVEPGTNWRLSEGFSSTCKVKKMGFRFSDLLDRLSTEFPDMRFRYTSPHPKDFPDDLLYLMRDRHNICKYIHLPAQTGNSAVLERMRRGYTREAYLDLVQKIRRIIPDVGISSDFICGFCGETEEEHEDTVTLIKAVGYDMAYMFAYSMREKTHAHRNYIDDVPEEVKQRRLTELIEAFRESTGQCFDSQVGTVQLVLVEGPNKRAPDTELIGKSDRGHRVSFVNLPIPHWDDDFNGKRNPIVGDYVEVRILKSSRASLFGEALAVTKLSSFYNYLGEEAVACESRT; via the exons atGGCGTCGTCGTTCTCCTCCGTCCTCAGCCACAGTCGATGCGGCTTCAGTCTCAGGCTTCTCTCTGGAAAGAAGCCCCAGGCTTCCTTTTCCCGGTGCTTCCACCACCGCACGCGACGGCCACTCCGAAAGACCATTCCTCTCACTCTCTCCAGAAGCTTCTCCCAAGCCCAACTTTCGGAGGGCCCAAGCCTCCGCCACTTCATCGCTCAAGCTTCTCTCACCGCCTCCGAAGCCCAGCCCAA CCAATTAACTGCTTCAGAAGTTACTTCAAGAGGGCGTATCTATCATGAGACTTATGGTTGTCAAATGAATATTAATGATATGGAGATTGTCCTATCGATCATGAAGAATGATGGGTATAGTGAAATTGTGCATGATCCTGAGAGTGCAGAACTCATTTTTATCAACACTTGCGCTATAAGGGATAATGCAGAACAAAGGGTGTGGCAAAGGcttaattatttttggtttcttaaGAGGCACTGGAAGAGCAATGTTGCTATTGGAAGGTCACACTCCATCCGCCCTCCAAAAGTAGTTGTCCTGGGATGTATGGCTGAGAGGTTAAAGGACAAGATTCTAGATGCAGACAAAATGGTTGATGTGGTCTGTGGACCTGACGCTTACAGAGACTTGCCACGATTGTTAGAAGAGGTAGACTATGGTCAAAAAGGGATCAATACTCTTCTTTCACTTGAAGAGACTTATGCTGACATTAGCCCAGTTCGAATCTCCAAAAATTCAGTTACTGCTTTTGTCTCAGTGATGAGGGGTTGCAATAATATGTGCTCATTTTGCATTGTTCCTTTCACTAGAGGCAGAGAGCGTTCACGTCCTGTGGAGTCAATAGTGAAGGAGGTGGGAGAGCTTTGGAAAGAAGGTGTGAAAGAGGTAACACTTCTTGGCCAGAATGTAAACAGCTATAATGATGCTTCTGGAGATGAAAATGGAGTTGAACCAGGAACTAATTGGAGATTAAGTGAAGGCTTTTCCAGCACGTGCAAGGTGAAAAAAATGGGTTTTCGCTTTTCTGATCTCTTAGATCGGCTTTCCACAGAATTTCCTGACATGCGGTTCAGATACACATCCCCACATCCTAAAGATTTCCCTGATGATTTACTGTATCTAATGCGAGATAGACATAATATTTGCAAATATATCCATTTACCTGCACAAACTGGGAATAGCGCAGTACTTGAAAGAATGCGTCGAGGATATACCCGAGAGGCATACTTGGATCTTGTGCAAAAGATACGAAGAATTATTCCAGATGTGGGAATAAGCAGTGATTTCATATGTG GTTTCTGTGGAGAAACAGAGGAGGAACATGAAGACACGGTAACCCTTATTAAGGCTGTTGGTTATGATATGGCATACATGTTTGCATATAGCATGAGGGAGAAGACTCATGCCCACAGAAACTACATTGATGATGTTCCTGAGGAAGTCAAGCAGAGGCGACTGACTGAACTAATTGAGGCTTTTCGTGAGAGCACAGGTCAATGTTTCGACTCCCAGGTTGGAACTGTCCAACTTGTGCTGGTTGAGGGACCCAATAAGAGAGCTCCTGATACAGAGCTTATTGGCAAGAGTGATAGAGGCCATAGAGTTTCATTTGTTAATCTGCCAATACCACATTGGGATGATGATTTTAATGGGAAACGGAATCCCATAGTTggtgattatgtggaagttcgTATATTGAAGTCTTCCCGAGCATCACTTTTTGGAGAGGCACTTGCAGTAACTAAATTGAGTTCATTTTACAACTATTTGGGTGAAGAAGCTGTTGCTTGTGAAAGCAGAACTTGA
- the LOC142626169 gene encoding D-2-hydroxyglutarate dehydrogenase, mitochondrial, with the protein MQKWRATRRLLLNSYSSKSLFHHPRSNPISDHSTTISRSSSGFESWTSRIHYRHFATAMIQRNPAFSTLNSDDINYFKGILGEKNVIEDEDALLFANTDWMRKYKGSSKLLLQPRTTQEVSEVLKYCNSRRLAVVPQGGNTGLVGGSVPVFDEVIINVGSMKQVISFDKVSGVLVCEAGCILENLVSFLDNQGFIMPLDLGAKGSCQIGGNVSTNAGGLRLVRYGSLHGTVLGIEAVLANGDVLDMLGTLRKDNTGYDLKHLFIGSEGSLGIVTKVSILTPPKLSSVNVAFLACKDYSSCQKLLFEARRRLGEILSAFEFLDNESLNLALNHLEGVRNPLPPSMHNFYVLIETTGSDESYDKEKLEAFLLRSMEGGLISDGVIAQDINQASSFWNIREGVPEALMKAGAVYKYDLSLPVEKMYNLVEEMRTKLGNSAKVIGYGHLGDGNLHLNISTPQYDDAILAQIEPFVYEWTSKQRGSISAEHGLGLMKANKIFYSKSHETVQLMASIKKLMDPNGILNPYKVLPHSIISYS; encoded by the exons ATGCAGAAGTGGAGAGCTACACGTCGTCTCCTCCTCAACAGTTACTCATCCAAGTCCCTCTTTCATCATCCTCGATCCAATCCAATTTCTGATCATTCCACAACAATTTCCCGCTCTTCCTCAG gttTTGAATCATGGACAAGCAGAATCCACTACAGACACTTTGCGACAGCGATGATTCAAAGAAACCCAGCGTTTTCAACGTTGAATTCCGATGATATCAACTATTTCAAAGGTATATTAGGCGAGAAAAATGTGATTGAAGATGAAGACGCGCTTCTCTTTGCAAACACTGATTGGATGCGAAAATATAAGGGCTCCAGTAAGCTTTTGCTACAGCCTAGAACCACTCAAGAG GTATCTGAGGTTCTTAAATACTGTAATTCGAGACGCCTAGCTGTTGTTCCTCAAGGTGGAAATACTGGCCTTGTAGGTGGAAGTGTTCCTGTCTTTGATGAA GTCATTATCAATGTCGGTTCTATGAAACAGGTCATATCTTTTGACAAG GTCAGTGGTGTACTGGTATGTGAAGCAGGATGCAttttggaaaatctggtttctTTCCTCGACAACCAggg ATTTATTATGCCACTGGACTTAGGTGCAAAAGGAAGCTGCCAGATTGGTGGAAATGTTTCAACTAATGCTGGTGGTTTACGTCTTGTCCGTTACGGATCTCTTCACGGAACTGTACTAG GCATTGAAGCTGTTTTAGCAAATGGTGATGTGCTTGACATGCTAGGGACTCTCAGGAAAGATAATACTGGGTATGATTTAAAGCATTTGTTTATAG GAAGTGAAGGATCCTTAGGAATTGTTACTAAGGTTTCCATTCTCACTCCTCCAAAGCTATCTTCGGTGAATGTAGCTTTTCTTGCATGTAAAGACTATTCCAGCTGCCAG AAACTTCTATTTGAAGCAAGGAGAAGGCTTGGGGAGATTTTATCTGCATTTGAATTTTTAGATAATGAGTCACTGAATTTG GCTCTGAATCATTTAGAAGGTGTTAGGAATCCATTGCCTCCCTCAATGCACAACTTCTATGTTCTGATTGAGACAACAGGCAGTGATGAATCTTATGACAA AGAAAAGCTTGAAGCTTTCCTACTTCGGTCAATGGAAGGTGGTTTGATTTCTGATGGTGTTATTGCACAAGACATAAACCAAGCTTCATCTTTTTGGAATATTCGTGag GGTGTACCAGAGGCACTCATGAAAGCAGGAGCTGTTTACAAATATGACTTGTCATTACCTGTTGAAAAGATGTACAATCTTGTAGAGGAAATGCGAACAAAACTTG GTAATTCAGCTAAAGTGATTGGATATGGTCACCTTGGAGATGGAAATTTACATCTTAATATTTCAACTCCACAGTATGATGATGCG ATTTTAGCACAAATTGAACCCTTTGTCTATGAATGGACATCTAAGCAACGGGGAAGTATTAGTGCAGAGCATGGCTTGGGACTGATGAAGGCTAACAAGATCTTCTACAGCAAGTCACATGAAACT GTGCAACTAATGGCTTCAATCAAGAAGTTGATGGACCCCAATGGGATACTGAACCCATATAAAGTTCTTCCACACTCAATTATTTCTTACAGCTGA
- the LOC142624200 gene encoding putative ubiquitin-conjugating enzyme E2 16 codes for MTSSSATARKALSKIACNRLQKELLEWQVNPPAGFKHKVTDNLQRWVIEVNGAQGTLYANETYQLQVDFPEHYPMEAPQVIFLHPAPLHPHIYSNGHICLDILYDSWSPAMTVSSICISILSMLSSSTVKQRPEDNDRYVKNCKNGRSPKETRWWFHDDKV; via the exons ATGACCAGCTCCTCCGCCACCGCTCGCAAG GCTCTGAGTAAGATTGCTTGCAATCGGCTCCAGAAGGAGCTTCTGGAGTGGCAGGTCAACCCTCCTGCTGGTTTCAAACACAAAGTCACCGATAACCTCCAAAG GTGGGTTATTGAAGTCAATGGAGCTCAGGGAACTCTTTATGCAAATGAAACTTATCAACTTCAGGTTGACTTTCCCGAGCATTACCCAATGGAAGCCCCACAG GTGATATTTCTGCATCCTGCTCCACTGCATCCCCATATTTACAGCAATGGCCATATTTGTTTAG ATATTTTGTACGACTCATGGTCCCCAGCCATGACTGTTAGTTCAATCTGTATCAGTATTCTCTCCATGCTCTCAAGTTCAACTGTGAAG CAACGCCCTGAAGATAATGATCGCTATGTAAAGAACTGTAAGAATGGCAGATCTCCCaaggagaccaggtggtggtTCCATGATGATAAAGTGTAA